One Keratinibaculum paraultunense genomic window carries:
- a CDS encoding peroxiredoxin yields the protein MNENRCLTLGMKAPDFYAQSTFGPLKLSDFAGKWVVLFSHPGDFTPVUTTEFIAFAEQYSSFVERNAQLIGLSLDSNSSHLAWVYNIYQNTGIQIPFPIIADKDMSIANMYGMIAPDISTNTTVRNVFIIDDKQIIRAILVYPLTNGRYIPEIIRLLTALQTSDKEKVATPANWFPGDPVVVPAPQTYEELLRRVSGEEGYCCVDWYLCYKNI from the coding sequence ATGAATGAAAATAGATGTTTAACTTTAGGGATGAAAGCACCAGATTTTTATGCTCAATCTACTTTTGGACCTCTGAAGTTATCTGATTTTGCTGGGAAATGGGTGGTTTTATTTTCCCATCCAGGGGATTTTACTCCTGTGTGAACTACTGAATTTATTGCTTTTGCAGAGCAATACAGTTCTTTCGTAGAAAGAAATGCTCAATTGATAGGTTTAAGTTTAGATAGTAATTCTTCACATTTAGCTTGGGTTTATAATATTTATCAAAACACAGGTATTCAAATTCCTTTTCCTATAATAGCGGACAAGGATATGAGTATAGCTAATATGTATGGTATGATTGCTCCAGATATTAGTACAAATACCACAGTTAGAAATGTATTTATAATTGATGATAAACAAATAATAAGAGCTATTCTCGTATACCCATTAACTAATGGAAGGTATATTCCTGAAATAATAAGGCTATTAACAGCTTTACAAACATCAGATAAGGAAAAAGTAGCTACACCTGCTAATTGGTTCCCAGGAGATCCAGTGGTAGTACCAGCACCTCAAACTTACGAAGAATTATTACGAAGAGTAAGTGGAGAAGAAGGATATTGTTGTGTAGATTGGTATTTGTGTTATAAAAATATATAG
- a CDS encoding aldo/keto reductase gives MQYRNFTKDNIKVSALGFGCMRFPILDNDSSKIDEEKTIEMLRYAIDNGVNYIDTAYNYHQGNSEYVVGKALKDGYRKKVYLATKLPVWKVESYNDFNELLDEQLKKLDTDYIDFYLMHALNKERWDKIKKIGVLKFADEVKKSGKVKYIGFSFHDELDVFKEIIDSYDWDFCQIQLNYVDRDYQAGEEGLKYAYNKGISVVIMEPIKGGKLANPSEEIKSIWNLYEEKRTPAEWALRWVLNHREVSVVLSGMNNIEQVKENIKTVSNAKANSLSEEELKLIDKVTDVYNEKIKVGCTGCEYCLPCEQGVSIPDIFQIYNDLYAFGTEENSKKAYSSFIEKGIDASKCIECGRCEAACPQNIEIIKYLKDAHKILTK, from the coding sequence ATGCAATATAGGAATTTTACTAAAGACAATATTAAAGTATCAGCTCTTGGGTTTGGATGTATGCGTTTTCCAATACTGGATAATGATTCTAGTAAAATAGATGAAGAAAAAACTATAGAAATGCTTAGATATGCTATAGATAATGGAGTAAATTATATTGATACAGCTTATAATTACCATCAAGGCAATAGTGAATATGTAGTAGGGAAAGCTTTAAAAGATGGTTATAGAAAAAAGGTTTATCTTGCTACAAAGCTTCCAGTTTGGAAAGTTGAATCTTATAATGATTTTAATGAACTTTTAGATGAGCAATTAAAAAAATTAGATACTGATTATATTGATTTTTACCTTATGCATGCATTGAATAAGGAAAGATGGGATAAGATTAAAAAAATAGGTGTATTAAAATTTGCTGATGAAGTCAAAAAAAGTGGAAAAGTTAAATATATAGGATTTTCATTTCATGATGAACTAGATGTATTTAAAGAGATTATTGATTCCTATGATTGGGATTTTTGTCAAATACAATTAAACTATGTTGATAGGGATTATCAAGCTGGAGAAGAAGGATTAAAATATGCTTATAATAAAGGCATATCAGTAGTTATAATGGAGCCTATTAAAGGTGGAAAATTAGCAAATCCATCAGAGGAAATTAAATCTATATGGAATTTATATGAGGAAAAAAGAACTCCTGCTGAATGGGCTCTTAGATGGGTACTAAATCATAGAGAAGTGTCTGTAGTATTAAGTGGTATGAATAATATTGAACAAGTAAAAGAAAATATAAAAACTGTTTCTAATGCTAAAGCAAATTCTTTAAGTGAAGAGGAATTAAAATTAATAGATAAGGTTACAGATGTTTATAATGAAAAGATAAAAGTTGGGTGTACTGGATGTGAATATTGTCTTCCATGTGAACAAGGGGTCAGTATACCAGATATTTTTCAAATTTATAATGATTTATATGCATTTGGCACAGAAGAAAACTCTAAAAAAGCATATAGTTCTTTTATAGAAAAGGGAATAGATGCTTCTAAATGTATAGAATGTGGAAGATGCGAAGCAGCATGCCCACAAAACATTGAAATTATCAAATATTTGAAGGATGCTCATAAGATTTTAACTAAATAA
- a CDS encoding ABC transporter ATP-binding protein produces MEKLLEVKNLAVSFQTFFGEVEAVRGVSFHVNKKETVALVGESGCGKSVTASSIMQLLPMPPAFYKNGQILFEGEDIVKKSEKEMQQIRGNQISMIFQDPMTSLNPTMKIGKQIVEGLVKNKKLSSSEAEKKAIEMLNLVSVPQPKKRIKQYPHEFSGGMRQRVMIAIAMVANPKLLIADEPTTALDVTVQAQILDLMKEIQNQFDTSIILITHDLGVVADMSDRVIVMYAGQLMEEGTVYEIFKNPKHPYTRKLLGSVPRLDMDRSEILHSIEGTPPDLYAPPKGCPFFDRCDEAMVICKEYMPEREYHTDTHYSCCWLNHPMAKSVAEGSVV; encoded by the coding sequence ATGGAGAAGTTGTTAGAAGTGAAGAATTTAGCAGTATCTTTCCAAACTTTTTTTGGAGAGGTTGAAGCCGTGCGTGGCGTTAGCTTTCATGTGAATAAAAAAGAAACTGTGGCTTTGGTAGGAGAGTCAGGTTGTGGTAAGAGTGTAACAGCAAGTTCTATTATGCAGCTACTTCCTATGCCACCTGCATTTTATAAGAATGGACAAATTCTATTTGAAGGTGAAGATATTGTTAAAAAAAGTGAAAAAGAAATGCAGCAAATTCGTGGAAATCAAATTTCTATGATATTTCAAGACCCAATGACTTCATTAAATCCAACTATGAAGATTGGAAAACAAATAGTGGAGGGATTAGTTAAAAATAAAAAATTAAGTTCTAGTGAGGCAGAAAAGAAAGCTATAGAAATGTTAAATCTAGTGTCTGTACCTCAACCCAAAAAAAGGATTAAGCAATATCCTCATGAATTTTCAGGTGGTATGCGTCAAAGAGTTATGATAGCAATTGCTATGGTTGCAAATCCTAAGCTTTTGATAGCTGACGAACCTACTACTGCACTAGATGTAACCGTTCAAGCACAGATATTAGACCTTATGAAGGAGATTCAAAATCAATTTGATACGTCTATTATTTTGATTACTCACGATTTAGGTGTTGTTGCTGATATGAGCGATAGAGTTATTGTAATGTATGCTGGGCAATTGATGGAAGAAGGTACAGTATATGAAATTTTTAAAAATCCAAAACATCCTTATACTAGAAAGTTATTAGGTAGTGTTCCTCGTCTAGATATGGATAGATCTGAAATACTACATTCTATTGAGGGAACGCCTCCTGATTTGTATGCTCCTCCTAAGGGTTGCCCATTTTTCGATAGATGTGATGAGGCTATGGTTATTTGTAAGGAATACATGCCAGAACGTGAATATCATACCGATACACATTATAGCTGTTGTTGGTTAAATCATCCAATGGCCAAAAGTGTAGCGGAAGGGAGTGTAGTATAA
- a CDS encoding alanine-zipper protein encodes MIKRRVSRIKTRADEVRRRADEVRRRADEVRRRADEIRRRANEIRTRADEIRRKANEVRRRANEIRTRTNEVRRRAK; translated from the coding sequence ATCATTAAGAGAAGAGTTAGTAGAATTAAAACAAGGGCAGATGAAGTTAGAAGAAGGGCAGATGAAGTTAGAAGAAGGGCAGATGAAGTTAGAAGAAGGGCAGATGAAATTAGAAGAAGGGCAAATGAAATTAGAACAAGGGCAGATGAAATTAGAAGAAAGGCAAATGAAGTTAGAAGAAGGGCAAATGAAATTAGAACAAGGACAAATGAAGTTAGAAGAAGGGCAAAATGA
- a CDS encoding metallophosphoesterase yields the protein MKDIYLISDTHFGHWFAVWFWNRPFENIKEMNNALIYNWNNRIKEDDIIIVLGDFFAGNRLFLKYLLNNLNGEKILIKGNHDFKFRYKKLLTEKEVSFYNRMEFSLDEYHFLLTHKPMKKLPDKTINIHGHHHKKLIPPKYEKHKYFNVAVEHNNYKPVALEEIIEDKLGKKKLDNLKIIEQIKYSSLNKKYAIAFT from the coding sequence TTGAAAGATATATATTTAATATCAGATACCCATTTTGGTCATTGGTTTGCTGTATGGTTTTGGAACAGACCTTTTGAAAATATAAAAGAGATGAATAATGCATTGATTTATAATTGGAATAATAGGATAAAAGAAGATGATATAATTATAGTGCTAGGAGATTTTTTCGCAGGAAATAGATTGTTCTTAAAATATCTTTTAAATAATTTAAATGGAGAAAAGATTTTAATCAAAGGCAACCATGATTTCAAATTCAGATATAAAAAATTATTAACGGAAAAAGAAGTGAGCTTTTATAATAGAATGGAGTTCTCACTGGATGAATATCACTTTTTATTAACTCATAAACCCATGAAGAAATTACCAGATAAAACTATAAATATTCATGGTCACCACCATAAAAAATTAATACCTCCTAAATATGAAAAACATAAATACTTTAATGTAGCTGTGGAACATAATAATTATAAACCTGTAGCATTAGAGGAAATAATAGAAGATAAATTAGGCAAAAAGAAACTGGATAATTTAAAAATAATAGAGCAAATAAAATACTCTAGCTTAAATAAAAAATATGCTATCGCTTTTACTTAA
- a CDS encoding response regulator transcription factor — MMGKILIVDDENEIADLLEFYLNNEGYGVIIANTGEDAIHVVENSSDNIDLALLDIMLPDIDGFTVLKTIRENSFFPVIMVTARIEDIDKIKGLTIGADDYITKPFNPLEVVARVKAQLRRTKSYNKTQELEFIDINGLHIELASHKVSINEKEIDLTPLEYDILLYLAKNKGRIISSEELFTNIWNERYLGNNNTVMAHIARLREKMSEDARNPKFIKTVWGVGYIIE; from the coding sequence ATTATGGGAAAGATTCTTATTGTAGATGATGAAAATGAAATAGCAGATTTATTAGAGTTTTATCTTAATAATGAAGGATATGGAGTAATAATAGCAAATACAGGTGAAGATGCAATCCATGTAGTTGAAAATAGTAGCGATAATATAGATTTAGCTTTATTAGATATTATGCTTCCAGATATTGATGGTTTCACTGTTTTAAAAACGATAAGGGAAAATAGTTTTTTCCCAGTAATCATGGTAACGGCAAGGATAGAGGACATTGATAAGATAAAGGGTCTTACAATTGGGGCAGATGATTATATTACTAAACCTTTTAATCCCTTAGAAGTAGTTGCTAGGGTAAAAGCTCAACTTCGTAGAACAAAATCCTATAATAAAACACAGGAATTAGAATTTATAGATATTAATGGATTACATATAGAATTAGCTTCCCACAAGGTGAGCATAAATGAAAAGGAAATAGATCTTACACCATTGGAATATGATATATTATTATATTTAGCTAAAAATAAAGGAAGGATAATATCTTCTGAAGAATTATTTACCAATATATGGAATGAAAGATATCTGGGAAATAACAATACTGTTATGGCACATATTGCTAGGTTAAGAGAAAAGATGTCGGAAGATGCTAGAAATCCAAAATTTATTAAAACTGTTTGGGGGGTAGGTTACATAATTGAGTGA
- a CDS encoding ribonuclease H-like YkuK family protein, with translation MYSPTYGKVNYKEMIDIIKSFINKSPNSIYNISVGTDSQNFDYTKVVVVVAVHRVGHGGIFFYDIKTVKKISGISQKLFYETSNSLSVAMKLSEVLEKEGIDFGISIHVDAGNNGQTYKLIPEIVGWIKACGFGCETKPNSYAASSIADKYTK, from the coding sequence ATGTATAGTCCAACTTATGGAAAAGTAAATTATAAGGAAATGATAGATATAATCAAAAGCTTTATAAATAAATCGCCAAATAGTATTTATAACATTTCCGTAGGTACAGATAGCCAAAATTTTGATTATACAAAAGTTGTGGTAGTTGTAGCTGTCCATAGGGTAGGACATGGAGGAATATTTTTTTATGATATTAAAACTGTGAAGAAAATATCTGGCATAAGTCAAAAATTATTTTATGAAACAAGTAATAGCTTATCTGTAGCTATGAAATTATCAGAAGTATTAGAAAAAGAAGGTATAGATTTTGGCATAAGTATTCACGTAGATGCTGGAAATAATGGTCAAACTTATAAGTTAATACCAGAAATAGTAGGTTGGATAAAAGCTTGTGGATTTGGTTGTGAAACCAAGCCTAATTCTTATGCAGCTTCTTCTATAGCGGATAAATATACGAAATGA
- a CDS encoding ABC transporter permease, with protein sequence MRNDIVYTKEMFEKAPQELRDSEKIKRPNIKYWADVWRRLKQNKLAMTGLVLLIILTIMSIVGPQISGYKYYEQNLKKINVKPNKEHWFGTDELGRDLFSRTWLGTRYSLIIGILAALIDFGIGVLYGGIAGMASPKVDSIMMRIAEVIYSIPYMLVVVLLSVVFSEAGAGTSMFVLILAMTITGWVPMANLVRGQVLQLRESEYSLASESIGASKGWILRKHIVPNTLGPILVNLTLTIPVAIFSEATLGFLGLGLQPPKPSLGTLANDGLAVMPIGLFYQILIPAVLISILMFSFNVLGDGLRDALDPRLRK encoded by the coding sequence ATGAGAAACGATATAGTATATACCAAGGAAATGTTTGAAAAAGCTCCTCAAGAATTGAGAGATTCTGAAAAAATAAAAAGGCCTAATATAAAATATTGGGCTGATGTATGGCGTAGATTAAAACAAAATAAATTAGCTATGACTGGCTTAGTACTTTTAATAATTTTAACTATTATGTCCATTGTAGGACCGCAAATAAGTGGATATAAATATTATGAGCAAAATTTAAAAAAGATCAATGTTAAACCGAATAAAGAACATTGGTTTGGTACTGATGAATTAGGCAGGGACTTATTTTCTCGTACTTGGTTGGGTACTAGATATTCTTTAATCATTGGGATACTTGCAGCTCTTATTGACTTTGGTATAGGGGTTTTATATGGAGGAATTGCTGGAATGGCATCTCCTAAGGTAGATTCTATTATGATGCGAATAGCAGAGGTTATTTATAGTATTCCTTATATGTTAGTTGTTGTGCTACTATCTGTAGTATTTTCAGAGGCAGGAGCGGGAACTTCCATGTTTGTTTTAATTCTTGCTATGACTATAACAGGATGGGTGCCTATGGCTAATTTAGTTAGAGGACAGGTACTTCAACTTAGAGAATCAGAATACTCATTAGCTTCAGAATCTATAGGTGCTTCTAAGGGATGGATTCTTAGAAAACATATTGTGCCAAATACCTTAGGACCTATTCTAGTTAATTTAACTTTAACTATACCAGTAGCAATATTTTCAGAAGCAACTTTAGGTTTTTTAGGATTAGGTTTACAGCCACCTAAACCAAGTCTTGGAACTTTAGCTAACGATGGTTTAGCTGTTATGCCAATAGGACTTTTTTATCAAATATTGATACCAGCAGTGTTAATATCTATTTTAATGTTTTCATTTAATGTATTAGGTGATGGCTTAAGGGATGCACTTGATCCAAGATTACGTAAATAG
- a CDS encoding arginase, which yields MISMLSIDWDYFIPLKKEWQGSYIENERNRNFLWYQRYFNGKAKGEDIESSIKHNTQLINNFKKVLSIKFNIEKDAKLYVSDSHSLSYHLAKYYNCKNIYSFDAHTDLGYGGLKSLQFEVNCANWLGKILDDSITQTAYIILSPFSFENSNQFDEINNKFNIKYINTNNISNSPKISIIHIARSGVWTPPWLDYAFFELVDSFNRPYMVINLKHRNWNPKDISLSEILPNIV from the coding sequence ATGATCAGCATGTTAAGTATTGACTGGGATTATTTTATACCTTTAAAAAAAGAATGGCAAGGCTCATATATTGAAAATGAAAGAAACAGAAATTTCCTATGGTATCAAAGATATTTTAATGGAAAAGCAAAAGGAGAAGATATAGAATCCTCCATAAAACATAATACTCAGCTAATAAATAACTTTAAAAAAGTCTTATCTATTAAATTTAATATAGAAAAAGATGCAAAACTATATGTATCTGACTCCCATAGTTTAAGCTATCATTTAGCTAAGTATTACAATTGTAAAAATATCTATTCGTTTGATGCCCATACCGATTTAGGCTACGGAGGATTAAAATCTCTTCAATTTGAAGTAAATTGTGCTAACTGGTTAGGAAAAATTTTAGATGATTCCATCACACAAACTGCTTACATAATTTTAAGCCCTTTCTCATTTGAAAATAGTAATCAATTTGATGAAATAAATAATAAATTTAATATAAAATATATAAATACAAATAATATATCTAATTCCCCTAAAATATCTATTATACACATAGCACGGTCTGGAGTTTGGACCCCACCCTGGTTAGATTATGCCTTTTTTGAATTAGTAGATAGTTTTAATAGACCATATATGGTAATAAATCTTAAGCATAGAAATTGGAACCCCAAAGATATATCATTATCAGAAATATTACCTAATATTGTATAA
- a CDS encoding 1-phosphofructokinase family hexose kinase: protein MILTVALNPSIDRRYFINNFEVGKSYKAYEVEYTPGGDGLNVAKIIKTFNEPIKVTGFCGGRSGEYVKESLDCLGIEHEFTNINDETRSRIAVLSDFGIQTEIIERSPSISSEEVLEFYKLYRKLVRDADIICASGDLPRGLPVDIYRDLIVMAKEEGKKFILDTSGAALKLGIKASPFLIRVNRNELEELMGFIMTSETEMVRAAKYIVENGVKIVVISLGKAGVLMLKEDYYYKVKVPSVEIVNSSGAGSAMIAGFAVSLFRDYDFEYILKIAAACGAANAMEADAGKLNMTLMKGIMNEIEIEKRKIW, encoded by the coding sequence TTGATTTTAACTGTGGCTTTGAACCCTTCCATTGATAGAAGATATTTTATTAATAATTTTGAAGTAGGCAAAAGTTATAAAGCATATGAAGTGGAATATACCCCTGGAGGCGATGGTCTTAATGTTGCTAAAATAATTAAAACATTTAATGAACCTATAAAAGTTACAGGTTTTTGTGGAGGGCGAAGTGGTGAATATGTGAAGGAATCATTAGATTGTTTAGGTATAGAGCATGAATTTACTAATATTAATGATGAAACAAGAAGCCGAATAGCTGTATTATCGGATTTCGGAATTCAAACTGAAATAATAGAAAGAAGTCCTTCTATATCTAGTGAAGAGGTACTTGAGTTTTATAAATTATATAGAAAGTTAGTAAGGGATGCGGATATAATATGTGCATCTGGAGACTTACCTAGAGGATTACCAGTAGATATATATAGGGATTTAATAGTTATGGCTAAAGAAGAAGGGAAAAAATTTATATTAGATACTAGTGGTGCAGCACTAAAACTTGGAATTAAAGCATCGCCTTTTCTAATAAGAGTCAATAGGAATGAATTAGAAGAATTAATGGGATTTATAATGACCTCTGAAACGGAGATGGTCAGAGCTGCAAAATATATAGTTGAAAATGGAGTGAAAATAGTAGTTATTTCCCTAGGTAAGGCAGGAGTATTGATGCTTAAAGAAGATTATTATTATAAAGTTAAGGTCCCAAGCGTAGAAATTGTAAATTCTTCAGGAGCTGGAAGTGCAATGATAGCTGGTTTTGCTGTTTCTTTATTTAGAGATTATGATTTTGAATATATATTAAAAATAGCAGCTGCTTGTGGTGCAGCTAATGCTATGGAAGCAGATGCAGGGAAGTTAAATATGACACTTATGAAAGGGATAATGAATGAAATAGAGATTGAAAAAAGAAAAATATGGTAG
- a CDS encoding ABC transporter ATP-binding protein codes for MEPLVSVRNIKKYFDVGEGKLKAVDGISFDIYPRETFGLVGESGCGKSTAARTMIRLYEPTDGQMFFEGVNIYELSRHEMQDMRRNFQMIFQDPYASLNPRMTVEEIVAEPLKVHHMYDNSKKCHDRVIELLELVGLNEEHSLRFPHEFSGGQRQRIGIARALALNPKFIICDEPISALDVSIQAQVVNFLKRLQDELGLTYLFIAHDLSMVRYISDRVGVMYLGHLVEIASSEELYDNPIHPYTKALLSAIPIPDPEIQRNRHRIILEGDVPSPVDPEDNCRFVDRCPYAVKVCRKFSPKLEEIEKDHFVACHKAKKI; via the coding sequence ATGGAACCTTTAGTTTCTGTGAGGAATATAAAAAAATATTTTGATGTTGGAGAAGGAAAATTAAAGGCTGTGGATGGTATTAGTTTTGATATATATCCTAGGGAAACATTTGGGCTTGTGGGAGAATCTGGATGTGGTAAGTCTACCGCTGCTAGAACAATGATTAGACTTTATGAACCTACAGATGGGCAGATGTTTTTTGAAGGAGTAAATATATACGAATTATCTAGACATGAAATGCAGGATATGCGTAGAAATTTTCAAATGATATTTCAAGATCCTTATGCATCATTAAATCCTAGGATGACAGTTGAAGAAATTGTAGCTGAACCTTTGAAAGTTCATCATATGTATGATAACTCTAAGAAATGTCATGATAGAGTAATTGAATTATTAGAACTTGTAGGTTTAAATGAAGAACATTCTTTAAGATTTCCTCATGAATTTTCTGGAGGGCAACGTCAAAGGATAGGGATTGCAAGGGCACTTGCATTAAATCCTAAATTTATAATATGTGATGAGCCTATATCTGCATTAGATGTATCTATACAGGCTCAAGTGGTTAATTTTTTAAAAAGATTGCAGGATGAGTTAGGGTTAACTTATTTGTTTATAGCTCATGATTTATCTATGGTTAGATATATTTCTGATAGAGTAGGGGTTATGTATTTAGGACATTTAGTTGAAATTGCAAGCTCAGAGGAACTTTATGATAATCCAATTCATCCATATACAAAAGCTTTGCTTTCAGCCATACCTATTCCAGACCCAGAAATTCAAAGAAATAGACACAGGATAATATTGGAAGGAGATGTACCAAGCCCTGTAGATCCTGAAGATAATTGTAGATTTGTTGATAGATGTCCTTATGCTGTAAAAGTGTGCAGAAAATTTTCCCCAAAATTAGAGGAAATAGAAAAAGATCATTTTGTCGCTTGTCATAAGGCAAAAAAAATATAA
- a CDS encoding nucleoside-triphosphatase: MNNLFLTGKKGIGKSTLLNKIIKEVDLSIGGYITEKKIEEHIKTFTIVSLYDYTEKYPIAKINIKKYSKEVFIDNFKYPIVTLLDKSLKNRDLIVMDELGFMENNIEPFTSKVYEILDSNKIVFGVLKDFDCEFLNNIRTRKNVCIIEVTKDNRNYLHKEIIDIIQKQNLK, translated from the coding sequence ATGAACAATCTTTTTTTAACAGGAAAAAAAGGTATAGGAAAATCCACTCTTTTAAATAAAATAATTAAAGAAGTTGATCTTTCTATAGGAGGATATATTACAGAAAAGAAAATTGAAGAACATATAAAAACCTTTACCATAGTATCCTTATATGACTATACAGAAAAATATCCTATAGCAAAAATAAATATAAAAAAATATTCAAAAGAAGTATTTATAGATAATTTCAAATATCCCATCGTAACTCTTTTAGATAAAAGTCTAAAAAATAGAGACTTAATAGTAATGGACGAATTAGGATTTATGGAAAACAATATTGAACCCTTTACTTCTAAAGTGTATGAAATATTAGATAGCAATAAAATTGTATTTGGAGTTTTAAAGGATTTTGATTGTGAATTTTTAAATAATATTAGAACTAGGAAAAATGTTTGTATAATAGAAGTCACTAAAGATAATAGGAATTACTTACATAAAGAAATAATAGATATAATACAAAAGCAGAATTTAAAGTAA
- a CDS encoding sensor histidine kinase, which translates to MSEHIKNKIKKKCLIWSALYTIFIIFMFFVFKSVLGTRIYYGDEFFYPFYHWANNNKVFVVFLILILGYFTIILIYFKKTLKYMDEILAAMEEIHVKDDKPIFLSRDLEEVNEYMNRIKFNLRENERIARESEKRKEDLIVYLAHDLKTPLTSILGYLNILKEEDDLSERFKKKYLQICYDKALRLEELINEFFDITRYNLKDIVLEKTPVDFSFMMEQIIYEFKPLLKEKKLNINSDIEPEIILSIDPNKIERVIDNIIRNAINYSYTKNTIDVTVNKDDESFINIRVINKGPTIPAEKLEHIFDEFFRMDPSRDAKTGSAGLGLAIAKSIVVAHNGSIDAKSENETTEMVVKLPA; encoded by the coding sequence TTGAGTGAGCATATAAAAAATAAAATTAAGAAAAAATGCTTAATTTGGTCTGCATTATATACTATATTTATAATATTCATGTTTTTTGTATTCAAATCGGTATTGGGTACAAGGATTTATTATGGAGATGAATTTTTTTATCCATTTTATCATTGGGCCAATAACAATAAGGTTTTTGTAGTATTTTTAATTTTAATACTTGGATATTTTACTATAATTTTAATATATTTTAAAAAGACATTAAAGTATATGGATGAGATTTTGGCTGCAATGGAGGAAATACATGTAAAAGATGATAAGCCAATATTTCTGTCTAGAGATTTAGAAGAAGTAAATGAGTACATGAATAGGATCAAATTTAATCTAAGAGAAAATGAGAGGATAGCCAGGGAATCAGAAAAAAGAAAAGAAGATTTAATAGTATACTTAGCCCATGATTTAAAGACACCACTGACATCAATTTTAGGCTATTTAAATATTCTTAAAGAGGAAGATGACCTAAGTGAAAGATTTAAAAAGAAATATCTACAGATTTGCTATGACAAAGCACTAAGGCTTGAAGAATTAATAAATGAATTTTTTGATATTACTCGCTATAATCTTAAGGATATAGTACTGGAAAAAACTCCAGTAGATTTTAGTTTTATGATGGAGCAAATAATATATGAATTTAAGCCATTATTGAAGGAGAAAAAATTAAATATAAATAGTGATATTGAGCCTGAAATTATATTGTCTATTGATCCAAATAAAATCGAAAGAGTTATTGACAATATAATTAGAAATGCAATTAATTATTCATATACGAAGAATACTATAGATGTTACAGTAAATAAAGATGATGAAAGCTTTATTAATATTCGTGTTATTAATAAAGGACCTACAATACCAGCTGAGAAGTTAGAACATATTTTTGATGAATTTTTTAGGATGGACCCTTCAAGAGATGCTAAAACAGGTTCTGCAGGACTTGGACTTGCAATTGCAAAATCCATAGTGGTAGCACATAATGGAAGTATTGATGCAAAAAGTGAAAATGAAACAACAGAGATGGTTGTAAAATTGCCTGCATAG